In Musa acuminata AAA Group cultivar baxijiao chromosome BXJ2-8, Cavendish_Baxijiao_AAA, whole genome shotgun sequence, one genomic interval encodes:
- the LOC135618325 gene encoding uncharacterized protein LOC135618325 encodes MVIFGNEEADGIPGELDLPAAGHRAASPTPEPQPSGFHRFKLHNFTFPTGSWGTHRILRCCNLSSDRTVDVIGRVPDAADRNVRADRKRPPSPPEKSSVKQKRSSGSRNSKEAEAERSLSSATAAEEVAGTSMPWSLRTRSAACKSPPLYRYSNSVSWSPSPLAAEKSYPATDMRKGRSYGSEKGERRKFCVSLSRKEIEEDFWRMKGTKPPRRPKKRARIVQRLLNSLFPGSRLSEVTSVTYKVDD; translated from the exons ATGGTGATCTTCGGCAACGAAGAGGCCGATGGCATCCCGGGAGAGCTAGATCTTCCGGCGGCGGGGCATCGCGCCGCATCACCCACTCCGGAGCCGCAGCCGTCGGGCTTCCACCGGTTTAAACTGCACAATTTCACCTTCCCCACCGGCAGCTGGGGCACCCACCGCATCCTGCGCTGCTGTAATCTTTCTTCCGACCGCACTGTCGATGTCATCGGACGGGTGCCCGACGCGGCCGATCGGAACGTCCGGGCTGACAGGAAGCGGCCGCCATCGCCGCCGGAGAAATCCTCGGTCAAGCAGAAGCGGTCGTCTGGGTCCAGAAACTCGAAGGAAGCGGAGGCCGAGAGGTCCCTTTCCTCCGCGACGGCTGCGGAGGAGGTTGCGGGGACCTCCATGCCATGGAGTCTGAGGACCCGCAGTGCGGCGTGCAAATCTCCGCCTCTGTATCGGTACTCTAATTCGGTCTCATGGTCTCCTTCGCCTTTGGCGGCTGAGAAGAGCTACCCGGCGACGGACATGAGGAAGGGGAGATCATATGGATCGGAGAAGGGGGAGCGTCGAAAATTCTGCGTCTCGCTATCCCGCAAGGAGATCGAAGAAGACTTTTGGAGGATGAAGGGGACGAAGCCCCCTCGGAGGCCGAAGAAGAGGGCCAGAATCGTGCAGCGACTGCTCAAT TCGCTTTTTCCTGGTTCACGGTTATCGGAAGTAACTAGTGTAACATACAAGGTCGATGATTAA
- the LOC135618202 gene encoding uncharacterized protein LOC135618202, with product MVISAETPATPPDPAVAMATKEASVPRGGTRGSLLHNFSFPILETLGGHEALRCMSGNGEGEAVADGGRRSTGSSEVGELRIRVPSSGDEDDPGIEEVREKLLVHLREAADRMKRVVQHLARRGGVPEPARAAEARPSPEADTSAALPWNLRTRRGAARSPAGTERHLSGSPTVAAEKRTVRLRLEAPERRERPKFSISLTREEIEEDIYALTARRARRRPRRRPRAVQKQLESLFPGSSLSEINAATYRVPS from the exons ATGGTCATCTCAGCGGAGACGCCGGCCACGCCGCCAGATCCTGCCGTCGCTATGGCGACCAAGGAGGCTTCGGTCCCTCGCGGAGGGACGCGGGGGAGTCTCCTCCATAACTTCTCCTTCCCGATCTTGGAGACGTTGGGGGGCCACGAGGCGCTACGCTGCATGAGCGGGAACGGCGAAGGGGAGGCCGTCGCCGACGGCGGCCGGAGATCGACGGGCTCATCCGAGGTAGGCGAGCTGCGGATCCGTGTCCCGAGTAGTGGGGACGAAGACGACCCGGGGATCGAGGAGGTCAGGGAGAAGCTGCTGGTTCACCTGCGGGAGGCGGCGGACCGGATGAAGCGGGTGGTCCAGCATCTGGCCAGGAGGGGCGGAGTGCCCGAGCCGGCGAGGGCAGCGGAGGCGAGGCCGAGTCCTGAGGCGGACACGTCTGCCGCTCTGCCGTGGAACCTGAGGACGAGGCGCGGGGCGGCAAGGTCTCCGGCGGGGACCGAGCGGCACTTGAGCGGGTCGCCGACGGTCGCGGCTGAGAAGAGAACTGTGCGCCTTAGGTTGGAGGCTCCCGAGCGGAGGGAGCGGCCCAAGTTCTCGATCTCGCTTACAAGGGAGGAGATCGAGGAGGACATCTACGCCTTGACGGCGCGCAGGGCTCGCAGGCGGCCAAGGCGGCGCCCAAGGGCCGTTCAAAAGCAGCTCGAG tcGCTATTCCCTGGCTCGTCCCTGTCGGAGATCAACGCCGCCACGTACAGGGTTCCGAGCTAG